A single window of Eucalyptus grandis isolate ANBG69807.140 chromosome 1, ASM1654582v1, whole genome shotgun sequence DNA harbors:
- the LOC104451252 gene encoding protein ACCELERATED CELL DEATH 6-like, with protein MNGDLPIHIASKMGYVEHIEKLRKVSLLPNRQGQNILHIAAKYGRVSVVRYILSDPILGMLLNAIDDDGNTALHLAAMHSQPVALIVHLQTDGILPSVFNNECLLAVDIARRRHQAEGYNIRLQLACLALACSLAGKGPLGNQELLLLRAKARDEELSVVRSRKSMPSRDIVKDYINSRMVVATLVATVSFAAGFAVPGGFNSSDTASKDDRGMATMLDNRMFQSFAICNTIAMLCSTTVVVSLIWAQELKVDVAVTAFERTTLPLQIALPEMVTAFLTGVTLTLGKLPWLGNTIFYLGLVFLIITFAKLLEKPLIFKILGHPFRQLTFWLILAYIYLWRVETYIYDDNDGKDNKEQQDRR; from the exons ATGAATGGAGATCTCCCCATTCATATTGCAAGCAAGATGGGTTATGTTGAACATATCGAGAAGCTAAGGAAAGTATCACTTTTGCCAAATAGGCAAGGGCAAAACATTCTTCATATCGCCGCAAAATATGGTAGAGTCTCCGTAGTGAGATATATACTCAGCGATCCAATTCTAGGGATGCTGTTAAATGCAATAGATGATGATGGAAATACAGCTTTGCACTTGGCTGCGATGCATTCACAGCCCGTTGCTTTGATTGTTCATTTGCAGACTGACGGAATTCTACCAAGTGTTTTCAACAACGAATGCTTGCTCGCTGTTGACATTGCTCGACGACGACACCAGGCAGAGGGGTATAACATTCGGCTT CAATTGGCATGCCTGGCGTTGGCTTGCTCGCTCGCGGGAAAAGGTCCACTTGGAAACCAAGAGTTACTCCTACTTAGAGCGAAAGCTCGAGATGAAGAGTTATCAGTAGTCCGCTCGCGCAAAAGCATGCCGAGCAGGGACATCGTCAAGGATTACATCAATTCCCGTATGGTGGTGGCAACGCTTGTGGCCACAGTGAGTTTCGCAGCTGGTTTTGCAGTTCCTGGAGGATTTAACAGCTCGGACACAGCCTCCAAAGATGACCGGGGCATGGCTACGATGCTGGACAACAGAATGTTCCAGTCTTTCGCGATTTGCAACACCATTGCCATGCTCTGCTCAACGACTGTGGTCGTCAGCCTCATCTGGGCGCAGGAACTTAAAGTCGACGTCGCGGTCACTGCATTTGAGCGCACAACACTACCACTACAAATTGCACTCCCGGAGATGGTCACCGCTTTCTTAACTGGTGTCACCTTGACCCTTGGCAAACTCCCGTGGCTTGGTAAcaccattttttatttgggactCGTTTTCCTCATTATCACATTTGCTAAATTGTTAGAGAAGCCTCTCATCTTTAAAATCCTCGGTCATCCTTTCCGTCAACTAACATTCTGGCTTATTCTCGCCTACATTTATTTGTGGAGAGTTGAGACGTACATTTATGATGACAATGACGGGAAAGATAACAAGGAACAACAAGACCGTCGCTAG